From the Chloroflexota bacterium genome, the window ATAGGTATACCGGATATTGTCAATGCTGAAGGTGATAGGCGCTTTTATTCGTATTATATATACCTTGGTTAGCTCGTCGGCTGCTGGCTGCTGCCCGGCTTTATCAGCGGAACTTTGGCGGCGCACAGCGGGCACTCTTCGGGATGGTAGGCAACCGTGGCGGCGCGGTGGCAGCTGAAGAGGGGAAAGCCGAAGTCCTGCGCCTGCTCGGAACGGTCGACCAGCACGCCGATGCCGATGATATTACCACGTAATTTTTTGACGGCAGCGATAACCTCGCGGATGGAGCTGCCCGTGGTCAGGATGTCATCAACGATAAGCACCCGTTCATCGGGGTTTACCGTGAAGCCTCGACGGAAGCTCCTTTCCTCGCCTTCTTTCTCGGCGAAGATACCGCAGACGCCCAGCTGTCGGGCGACCTCAAAGGCGAGGATGA encodes:
- the pyrE gene encoding orotate phosphoribosyltransferase, which encodes MVDKTEEIFQKSGALLKGHFLLTSGLHSLVYWEKFRVLQFPNYTEQLCRMIADHFRSQNVQVVAGPTTGGIILAFEVARQLGVCGIFAEKEGEERSFRRGFTVNPDERVLIVDDILTTGSSIREVIAAVKKLRGNIIGIGVLVDRSEQAQDFGFPLFSCHRAATVAYHPEECPLCAAKVPLIKPGSSQQPTS